The sequence ATGACCGAGAAAGTTCGTTAAGTTGCGGTTCGTCAGTGACTATTGTTTTTTCTGTGAGTTTCTTCTAATACTGTTTTTGTTATATCCTTTGTTATTGTTATATATATTTCTTTCTTGTCACTTGTTCAGAGTTCGATATAAAATTATGCTTTCTGAATTTTCTTTTTTCCATCTCTGTACGTCAGGAGAAAAAAACTAATGGGAACGAAAAGCATTTCGAGACGACCTTGGCTTCTTTTGCCGATAGAAGTCAAAAATCGAGAGCTAGATGCCAAAGTCATGCTGTCATGCATTGGTGCTGCACGCGGTTTTGGGGTGCTGTTTGGACGGAATGGTTTTAATCTGAATGGAAAGTTTCCTCGCGGAGTCTATCTGGATAAGTGTATTTCCCCCTATAAACTTGATGTTCTTACTAAGCAGGTTAAAACTTTAGGCAATAAACTCGCTATTCTTGATGAAGAAGGATTAGTATATCAGTCTAAGAAATTATATATTGCCAATCGCACATCAAGAGCGACTGTAGATTTGGCATCATTGATATTTACCTGGGGAGATGCCCAATTACAGGTGATTGATAATGAGTACGGTATCCCAGACAAAGTTATCTCAACAGGTTCAACTAGAGCAGATCTCTGGCAAAAAGAATGGCATCAAGTTTATGAAAAAGAAGTAGAGAGTATTACAGAGCAAATAGGTGAATTTATTTTGATACCAGCGAATTTTTCACCTGCCCACCATGTAGATCCTATAAATTTCTCTTTAAGTAAAAGAGGATATACTGAACAGAACAAGAATAGTAAGAAACTGACATTTAAAGAAGATCGGTATCTGTTTCGAGAAAAGATTTTTAATAAATTTGTCGAACTTATTGGCGCCATAGCCGAGGCTAGTCCTGATCTTACCGTTGTTCTGCGGCCTCATCCCAATGATGATTTAAAAGTCTGGGCTAAGTTTAAAAAAAACTGGCCTGAAAATGTAAAAATTATCTATGACGGGAATGTTTCACCTTGGATAATAGCCTCGAAAATTTTAATTCACAACAGCTGTACAACTGGGGTTGAGGCATTTGCCATGGGAAAACCAACCATTGCTTATATGCCATATTTTGATAAACGATATGAACAGAACATTCCTAATCCACTTAGCCAGAAGAGTAGTACTGTGGAAGGTGTGCTGCAGCTTATACAGAATAATCTTGAGAAGAAAGGGCTTGGGAAGGAAAATGAAAAAATAGAATTATATAACTATCATATTAGAAATGACAAAAACATTCTTGCTGGAGATCGAATGTTTGACGCATTGGAAAAGTTGAATTTGCCAGAAAGTGAATTTAAATATTCAAGCTACGGGTTGACACAGAAAATTTGTGTAGTGGCGAGAAGGGTAAATCGACGAATAGGGGATTTTACAGGAAAACATGAATTCTCTTATGCATACAGAAAACAGAAAAATCCCGGGATTTCGCTGGAAGAAATCCAGAGTTTGGTCGGACGTTATAAGAAAATTATGAATAGATGGGATAATGTTCTGGTAGAACAGGTTGGAGAGGATTTGTTTTGTTTTTATTGTCCCTGATACCGTGTTGTTTGAGAGTTGAAACCGAATTTTTTCACAGAGGTAGCTGATGCAAAAAGATTCTATAACGTTGAAGAGTAAATTGCAGTCTGGTCAATTGACTTTAGGGTCTTGGATTACTCTTGGTCATCCTGCCATTGCGGAAATATTTGCTGGTGCTGGATATGACTGGTTAGTGGTTGATCTTGAGCACAGTACCATTTCTATGGAACAGGCTGGAGAGCTGATCAGGATAATAGACCTTGCTGGAGTTGCTCCTCTTGTGAGATTAACGTCTAATGAACCAAACCAGATAAAACGTATCATGGACGCAGGTGCACATGGTATTGTTGTCCCAATGGTTAACTCGCCAGAGGATGCCGTCAAAGCTGTTGCGGCTACACGTTATGCCCCACTGGGGATACGTGGTGTCGGGTTGGCACGGGCTCAAAAATATGGTGCCGGTTTTCAGGATTATCTGGAATGGCAAAAAGATGGGCCGGTGGTCATTGTCCAGATAGAGCATAAATTGGCCTTGGATGTATTGGATTCTATTTTGTCGGTAAAGGGTGTCGACGGATTTATTATAGGTCCGTATGACTTGTCGTGCTCGATGGGAATTCCAGGAGAGTTCGAACAGCCTGAATTCCTAGACGCCATGGATTTCATTAAAAACACAGGAGAACGGTTGAAGTGTCCTGGAGGAATACATATTGTTGAGCCAGACCAAGAACGCTTGAGACAGGCCATTGGAGATGGGTACCGCTTCATTGCTTATAGTGTAGATATTAGGATGCTTGATGTCTCAGCTCGAATAGGGGTAAAGAGTGTACTGACCAATAAGGATTCTAACGGTTAATGTGTGAGAGCTGATCCTTCAGGTAGGTTGGTTTTGCTATGTTTAGTCCACAAGAGAATCTTATTTGAGTAAGAATAAGATAATACAAGAGATAACATCTCACCCGGCGCAACTACCAGCGGCAGGGACTGGTCTCATTGGTATCCTGTCATCTTTTAACTTTGTCCATCTGATTCTTTCATTTGTTGTATCTGTTCTGTTTATTTGGTGTGTTGGATATTTCTTTTGTGATTCTCTACGACCATTCCAATACGACTCAAGTTTAAAAAAATATATTCATACTCCCCATATTTTCTATAAGCAACGTAGCGAGGGGTTTGCTCAAACGCATAAAGGTTTGTTCGGGATCAATGCAATCCCAGACATAACGAAGGTACGAGGAAATAAAATTGTTGTCTGGGGAGATTCTTATGTGGAAGCTCACCAAGTAAATGACAGTGAGAAAATACCTCAGGTGATTACCAGGAAACTCAATGAAAGAGGTCTCGGACAGCAATTAATGTCCTTCGGAATCGGTATGAGTGGGGACAGTGTTGCTGATTATTTTTTTGAAATCCCCAGGTATGAGCATTTGGTCAAAGATATCGCTGCTCATTACATTGTGATAACAAACAGTAAAGATATATTGCCAGACCAGCCAACAGACAATAAAAAGGGGCTGTTTAAGTCGAACCCTTTTGGTTTGTATGAGGATAACTGGAGTCCTAAGTATCAAAATATTAAAAATGTTTTTTCTCATCTCAACCTTTCATTTGTCTGGCAGCCAGCTTTGTCAGCACTTTCTGCTCCAGAAAGACTTCACTTTTTGCCAAATATACAAAAAACAGAGGATGCTGCAGCGCCGTTCAATAAGGATGTACCTTCAAATAAATTCCTTATTGATTCGTGGTCCTTTTTATTGAAAAATCTAAGAAACCAGACAAAAGTCCCTATAATCTTTGTGTATGCTCCTGGAGTACCCAAAATTATAAAGGGGGAAATTTCTGATTATGATGAAAACGCAATTCAAATAGCATTGTTTGCCGATATTGCGAAGGGTTATGGTATTGAATTAGTAGACACTACATATAAATTTGTGAAATTTAACAGAGACACAGGACTCTTCCCGCGAGGATTCTCAAATTCTAAACCAAGTGAAGGGCATTTCAATAGGGATGGAAACGATATTGTTGCAACAATGATAATGGACCACTTTCTTAAAGAAGAGATGTAGCAGTATGGTATTTACACAGGTTGAGTTTGTTGTATTTGTGCTTGGTGTAGTGTCTCTAATGTGTTTTCTGAAGAGTATAGTTCTGAAGAAAATAACCATACTTTTGTCAAGTTTGTATTTTTATGCATACTTTGATTACAGATTACTGATTGTACTCGTTTTATCTGTTTTTTGTACCCATATTTCCGGTAGTTTAATAAATAGGTCAAAACAACCTGTTTATAAAAAGATATCGTTGATAGCCGGAGTTGGTCTGAATCTTGGCGCATTGTTATATTTTAAATATTATAATTTTTTTATTCATCAAATAAATGATCTGTTTTTATTAGACGAATCTTCTTTAAACACTATAAAAATAGTAGTTCCTCTAGGAATTT comes from Desulfocapsa sulfexigens DSM 10523 and encodes:
- a CDS encoding surface carbohydrate biosynthesis protein → MGTKSISRRPWLLLPIEVKNRELDAKVMLSCIGAARGFGVLFGRNGFNLNGKFPRGVYLDKCISPYKLDVLTKQVKTLGNKLAILDEEGLVYQSKKLYIANRTSRATVDLASLIFTWGDAQLQVIDNEYGIPDKVISTGSTRADLWQKEWHQVYEKEVESITEQIGEFILIPANFSPAHHVDPINFSLSKRGYTEQNKNSKKLTFKEDRYLFREKIFNKFVELIGAIAEASPDLTVVLRPHPNDDLKVWAKFKKNWPENVKIIYDGNVSPWIIASKILIHNSCTTGVEAFAMGKPTIAYMPYFDKRYEQNIPNPLSQKSSTVEGVLQLIQNNLEKKGLGKENEKIELYNYHIRNDKNILAGDRMFDALEKLNLPESEFKYSSYGLTQKICVVARRVNRRIGDFTGKHEFSYAYRKQKNPGISLEEIQSLVGRYKKIMNRWDNVLVEQVGEDLFCFYCP
- a CDS encoding HpcH/HpaI aldolase family protein, which produces MQKDSITLKSKLQSGQLTLGSWITLGHPAIAEIFAGAGYDWLVVDLEHSTISMEQAGELIRIIDLAGVAPLVRLTSNEPNQIKRIMDAGAHGIVVPMVNSPEDAVKAVAATRYAPLGIRGVGLARAQKYGAGFQDYLEWQKDGPVVIVQIEHKLALDVLDSILSVKGVDGFIIGPYDLSCSMGIPGEFEQPEFLDAMDFIKNTGERLKCPGGIHIVEPDQERLRQAIGDGYRFIAYSVDIRMLDVSARIGVKSVLTNKDSNG